The following DNA comes from Alienimonas californiensis.
CGTGCTCCGCGGGCTCGGGCTGACGAACGCCGTCGATCTGGACGTGAACGGCGACGGCGACGACCAGCTCGTCGGCGGCAAGCTGCTGGCCGGGCTGGACTCCGTGCTGCTGCGGAACATGGGCGGCCCGGGCGGGATCGCGGGGGGCGAGATTCAACTCACCAACCGGGCCGGGGCCAGCGCGACGCTGGACCTGTCCGCCGCGGAGAGCCTCGACGAGATCGTCGCCGCCATCAACGGCAGCGGGCTGAACCTGCGGGCGGAGGCGGGGGAGAAGGGGCTGACGATCGTCGACTCCTCCGGCGGGTCCGGCTCGCTGGCGATCGCGGACCTCGCCGGCACGCTGGCGGCGGACCTGGGGATCGCGGGGACGTTCGCCGACGACGAAGCGGTCGGCGGGGCGGTGGCCCGGCGGTCGGTGGGCCGCACGACGGCGCTCGCCGACTTCGCCGGCAAGATCACCGGCGGCGGGGCGAACGGCGTACGGGGCGATCTGACGGTGACGGACAGTGCCGGCGTCGCCGTCACCGTCAAGCTGAACGACCTCGCCGACGACGCCACGCTGGGGGACTTCCTCGACGCCTTCAACACGGCCGCCGCGGCGGCGAACGGCGGCGCCGGCGCCGGGGTGACGGCCGAACTGAACGCCACCGGCGACGGCTTCCGCCTGATCGACACCGCCGGCGGGGCCGGCGAGTTGACCGTCACCGACAACGTCGCCGCCGACGCCCTGCGGCTGACCGGCACGGTGAAAAACGGCACGCTGAGCGCCCGCGACGCGACCGTGCTGACGCTGGAGGCCGGCGACACGCTGCAGGACCTCGCCGACCGCCTCAACGCCGGGGACTTCGGCGTGAAGGCGGAGATCGCCGACGACGGCACCACGCTGGCGCCCTCGCGGTTGCTCCTCTCCGCGAAGGCGACCGGGGCGTCGGGGCGGTTCCGCATTGACGATTCCGGCCTCGCCGCCCCCTTCGCCGGCGCCCGCGCCGGGCTGGGGGCGGCGGTCTCGGTCCAGGGGGAGGACGCCCTGCTGGCCGTCGGCGGCAACGCCAGCGGCGGCTTCCTGCGGGCCGACGCCGACGGCGTCTTCGAGGACCTGCCCGGCGGCGTCGGCGTGACGATCAAACAGGCGACCGGCGAGCCGGTGACCGTCACCGTCGGCCGGGACTCCGCCGGCGTGGGCAACGCCTTGCAGGCGTTCGTCAGCGCCTACAACGGCCTGATCGACCTCGCCGCCGACCTCACCAAGTTCGACCCGGAAACCAACCAGCGCGGCGTGTTGCAGGGCAACTCGACCGTCGGTCGGGTGCTGCGGCGGGTCGAAAGCCTGCTGACCAAACGCTTCGGCCCGGACATCACCGCCGCGGCCGTCGCCGAGGGGGCCGACCCCCCGCGGACGATGTTCGACGTCGGCATCCGGTTGGAGAAGGACGGCAAGATCAGCCTGAACCGCGACCGCCTCAACGAGCGCCTGGCGGACGACCCGGTGGGCACGCGGGCCTTCTTCCAGGACAAGACGAACGGCTTCGCCGTCGCCACCGACGCCCTGATGGACGGTCTGACCGACCAGTTCGACGGCCTGCTGCAACTCGAATCGGACAGCCTCGAAAGCCGCCGGACCGAGATCGGCGACCGCGTGGCCGACCTGGAGGCCCAACTGGCGTTGAAGCGGGACCGCCTCGTGCGGCAGTTCGCGGCGATGGAGGAGACGGTGTCGCGGATCAATTCGTTCCAGTCGGCGCTATCCAACATCAGGCTGCTGGAAATGCCCTCCCAGAACCGCTAGCGCCGCGGCGGAACGGGCGGGTCGGTCGATGGGGGGAACCGTCCCGCTCCCCCCGCCCCGGCCGCCCCCCGCCCGTGACCGACGCCGCCCCCCCCGTCCCCGCCCGGAACGACTACCTGCGTGCGGCGGTGACGACGGCGAACCCGGCGACGCTGCACGGCATGCTCGCGGACGCCGCCGTGCGGTTCAGCAGTCGGGCCGCGGACCTGCTGGCCGACGGGCCGGACCGCGACGAGGCCGGCGGTTACGCGGCGCTGGACCGGGCGACGGCCTTGGTGGCGGAGCTGTTCGCCGGGGTGAAGCCGAACGCCGCCGCCGCCACCGGCGAAGACGCCGACGCCGGCCGGGCGATCGCCGAGGGGGTGCGGGCCCGGTTCGCGTTCTGCCTGGGCCGCCTCGCCGAGGCCGGGCGGAACAACGCCGCCGCCCCGGCCCGCGACGCCGCCCGCGTGCTGACGGTGCACGCGGAAACTTGGCGGGAACTGCTCCTCGGGTCGGCTGGACAGGGCGGCGCCGCTGCGGCGCCGTCGCCGGAGCCGCTCACGTTCGCGCCCGCCCCGGCCCCGCCGGCCGCGGCGTCGGCCGCGTCGCGCTCCTGGGCGGCGTGAGCGCGGGGGCGGTCGGCGGCGTGAGTGGTCGGGCGGCGGGTTGGACGGCGGGTTGGACGGCGGGTTGGACGGAATGGTGCGGTCCGGGCGGGAGAGTCCGCTCCCGCGGATCAGCGGGGCCCGGCATGACGGGTTCCGGCGGCGGCGGCAAAAGTTCCGGCAGAGCGGCCGGAGAACCCATCAGTCCCGCGTGATCGGAGCGAGCGGTCTCCGGCGGGCGGCGAAGCGGGGCGCCGGCAGCGGATTGGAGCGACCGCGGCGCCGCCGCGGGGCGTCCGGACAGGGGTTTCGGACCGTTGCAACCCCTGCGGCGCGGGGGAATTCCCTGTGGAGGCGTGAGTGATCTCCGGCACCCTTGAAGTTTGCCCTCCTTTCCCACTCCCCGCGGATTGGGGGATTTGCGTTCGCTGTGAGGCGGCGGCAAGATGGGGGTGTCGTATCTGCTGGGGGCCTTAGGGGCCTCTTTGTGGACAGGCTTTTTGAGCCGTCCGCGAGGGGGTCGCGCGGTCTTTACCGGGGGGTGCGGCGGGGTTGGTCGCCCCTTCACAGCCCCCTTGCCCCAGCCGGGCGTTCGACCGAAACCGGCCGGGGACAGGGGGTCGGCATTTGGACGCCAGACACCTCGACGTTCGCTCGTGGTTCCGCGTCGTTCCTCCTCCGATTGACGGAGCGGGGGCGGCAGGACCGGCGGGCCGGCGAGCGCAGGCCGGACGGACCCGGAACCCAGACTTTCCGCAACGTCGTACGGGGCTCCTGTCGCCCCCGCACGGCGGTTGTTTTCCCGGCGTTCGGTCCTCAATTCATCCCTTCGAGGAGCTCCTCACAATGCGACGTTTCACGTCCCTCTCCCTGGCTGCTTGCGTGGGCGCCGCCCTCGCGGTCAGCCCGTCGGCCACGGCCGGCGAGTGCGGTTGCAGCGCCGCCCCGGCGGTCGCCGGCTACGGCGCTCCGATGGCCAACTACGGCGCCCCGGGCGCCAACTACGGCGCCTCCATGGGCGGCTGCGCCCCGTGCGCCCCGCAGACCCAGACGGTCTACCGCCCGCAGTACGTCACGGAGACCCGCCAGGTCACCGAGACCGTTTATAACCAGGAAACCCGTACCCGCACGGTCGACGTGACCAAGCAGGTGCCGGTCACCGAGACCAAGACCCGCACCTACACGGTGCAGGTCCCGCAGACCCAGACTCGCACCGTCGAGTACCAGGTCTCCGTCCCGGTCACCACGCAGGTCGAAGAGACCTACCAGGTGCAGGTCCCCCGCGTCGAGACCCGCCAGGCCACCCGTCAGGTGGCCAAGCAGGTCCCGCGTCAGGAGACCTTCGAGTACACCGTCCAGGTGCCGACGACCGAGACCCGCGAAGCGGTGCGGCAGGTCACCAAGCTGGTCGAGGAGCAGGTTCCGTACACCTACCAGGTGTGCGTGCCGACCACCGAGACCCGTCAGGCGACCCGCACCGTGCAGAAGCAGGTCCTGAAGGAGGTCCCCTACACCTACGCCGTGCAGGTCCCCCGCACCGAGACCCGCGAAGCCACCCGCACGGTGGTCCGCATGGTCGAGGAGCAGGTTCCCTACACCTACCAGGTGTGCGTGCCGACCACCGAGACCCGTCAGGCGACCCGCACCGTGCAGCGTCAGGTGACCAAAGAGGTCCCCTACGAGTACACCGTCTGCGTCCCGGAAACGGTTCAGCAGACCGGCTACCGCACCGTGCAGAAGTGCGTCCCGCAGACCACCTACACCACGGTCTGCCGTGACATGGGCGGCTACCAGGACGTGCCCTGCGCCAACGCCGCCTACGGCGCCCCGGCCGGCCCGGCCTACGGCGCTCCCTGCGGCGACTGCGGCCAGCCGGCCCCGGCCTGCGGCTGCGAAGATGAAGGTCACGGCTGCTTCCTCGGCAAGCTGTTCGGCCACGGCGGCCGCCGCGGCCACGGCGGCGCCGGGTACGGCGCCGCTTACGCCGGGTACGGCGCCGGCTGCGGCCCCTGCGGCCCGACGACCCAGCGCGTTTACGTGCCGAACTACGTGACCGAGCAGGTCCCGGTCACGACCTACAGCTACGTCACCGAGCAGGTCCCGTACACCTACGCCACCACGGTCAACAAGTACGAGACCCGTCAGGGCACCCGCACCGTGTGCGAGTACGTCGCCGAAGAGGTGCCGTACGAGTACCAGGTGACCGTCAACAACTACGAGACCCGCGAAGCGACCCGCACCGTCTGCAAGCCGGTGCACGAAGAAGTGCCCTACACCTACGAAGTGTGCGTGTACGACACCGAAGAGCGGCAGGGCGCCCGGACCGTCTGCGAGTACGTCACCGAAGAGGTGCCGTACGAGTACCAGGTGACCGTCAACAACTACGAGACCCGCGAAGCGACCCGCACCGTCTGCAAGCCGGTCGTTGAGGAAGTCCCGTACACCTACGAGGTGTGCGTGATGACCACCGAGACCCGTCAGGGCAGCCGCACCGTCTACGACACCGTCGTCGAAGAGGTCCCCTACGAGTACCAGGTGACGGTGTGCGACACCGAAACCCGGACCCGCACCCGGGACGTCTGCACCTACAACACCGAGACCCGGACCCGCGAAGAGTCCTTCACGGTGTGCGTCGCTGAAGAGCGGACCCAGGAGTACCAGGTGACCCGCTACGACACCGTCGTCGAGCAGGTCGAAGAGACCTACACCGTCTGCGTGCCGACCCAGGTCGTCAAAGAGGTGCAGGTTCAGGTGTGCAAGATGGTCCCCGAGACCGTCGTCGTCGAAGCCCCCTGTGCCCAGAGCTACGGCGCCCCGGCTGCTGATTGCTGCGGCGAGAGCTACGGCGCCCCGGCCGGTTACTGCGGCGACGCCGCCCCGACCTGCTGTGCCCCGGCTCCGGTCTGCTGCGAAGAGAAGAAGAGCTGCTTCCTCGGCCGCCTGTTCGGTCACTGATCTCCGGGTCGCCGGCGACCTCGGTCGCCGGCGGCTGGAGTCAGTCGAACTGAGCGAAACGAGAGCGTCTGACGCGCAAGCGTCACTTTGAGGAGGGAATCGACCCGCCGTGGGTCGGCTCCGAATGCCAACCGGGCGGCGCCGACGCGGCGCCGCCCGCCCAGCGACGGGAGAGCCCCCCGACCCCTGCGGTCGGGGGGCTTTTCCTGTTCATAGGGACCACAAACCGGCAGCCCGAGGCGCGAGCCGAGGCCGGGTGACGTGATCCACGTCGCTCCGCCCCGGCTCGCGTCTCGGGCTGCTAATTCAGGGGGCCGCACAGTGAAGAGCGCTCGCACGCCGTTGCCCCCTCACCCCCGGCCCCTCTCCCCCAAAAGGGGGGCGAGGGGAGGACGAAGACGCCGCCTCTACTTCTGGTCCAACACCTCGACCGCCTTGAACGGCTTGCCTTCCAGCATCGCCAGGCTGGCGCCGCCGCCGGTGGAGACGTGGCTAACCTGGTCGTCCATGCCGAACTGCTGGACGGCCGCGGCGCTGTCGCCGCCGCCGATGATGCTGATCGCCCCGTTCCGGGTCGCCGCGGCGACGGCCTCGGCGACGGCCTTGGTGCCGCCGTCGAAGGGGGGCATCTCGAACACGCCCATCGGGCCGTTCCAGACGATCGTCTTGGCGTTGCGAACGATCTCGTCGTACGTCCGCTCCGTCTCCGGGCCGATGTCCAGCCCTTCGAAGCCGTCGGGGATCTCGCCGGCTTTGGCGATCGTCTTCTTGCAGTCGGAGCTGAAGTCGTCGCCGCAGTGGGTGTCCGTCGGCAGCTTGAGGGTATCGCCGCCCTCGGCGATCAGTTCCTTGGCGAGGTCGGTCTTGTCCGGCTCGACGAGGCTGCCGCCGACCTTGCCGCCCTGGGCGAGGCTGAAGGTGTAGGCCATCGCCCCGCCGATCAGCACGCTGTCGCACTTGGACAGCAGGTTCTTAATCACCTCGATTTTGTCGGAGACCTTCGCCCCGCCCAAGATCGCCACGAACGGCCGCTGCGGGTTCTCGATCGCCTGCGACAGGTATTTAATCTCCTTCTCGACCAGCAGACCGACGACCTTCGGCTTGCCGGACATGGCCTCCGGCACGGCGACCATGCTGGCGTCGGTCCGGTGGCAGGTGCCGAAGGCGTTGTTGACGTAGGCGTCGCCGAAGGCGGCCAGCTTGGCGGCGAAGTCGGCGTCGCCCTTCTTCTCGCCCGGCTCGAACCGCAGGTTTTCCAGCACCAGCACTTCGCCGTCCTTCAGCGCGGCGACCTTGGCTTTGGCGTCCTCGCCGACGGTGTCCGTGGCGAAGTGGACGTTCGCGCTGAGCAGTTCGCCCAGTCGGTCGGCGGCGGGCTTGAGGGAGTACTGCGGGTCCGGCGCCCCGTCCGGCCGGCCGAGGTGGCTCATCAGGATCACCCGCCCGCCGCGATCGAGCAGGTCCTGAATACTGGGCAC
Coding sequences within:
- a CDS encoding flagellar export chaperone FliS, translated to MTDAAPPVPARNDYLRAAVTTANPATLHGMLADAAVRFSSRAADLLADGPDRDEAGGYAALDRATALVAELFAGVKPNAAAATGEDADAGRAIAEGVRARFAFCLGRLAEAGRNNAAAPARDAARVLTVHAETWRELLLGSAGQGGAAAAPSPEPLTFAPAPAPPAAASAASRSWAA
- a CDS encoding phosphoglycerate kinase; the encoded protein is MPSPKTLADFDPKGKAVLMRVDFNVPLDGDQITDDRRIIAAVPSIQDLLDRGGRVILMSHLGRPDGAPDPQYSLKPAADRLGELLSANVHFATDTVGEDAKAKVAALKDGEVLVLENLRFEPGEKKGDADFAAKLAAFGDAYVNNAFGTCHRTDASMVAVPEAMSGKPKVVGLLVEKEIKYLSQAIENPQRPFVAILGGAKVSDKIEVIKNLLSKCDSVLIGGAMAYTFSLAQGGKVGGSLVEPDKTDLAKELIAEGGDTLKLPTDTHCGDDFSSDCKKTIAKAGEIPDGFEGLDIGPETERTYDEIVRNAKTIVWNGPMGVFEMPPFDGGTKAVAEAVAAATRNGAISIIGGGDSAAAVQQFGMDDQVSHVSTGGGASLAMLEGKPFKAVEVLDQK
- the fliD gene encoding flagellar filament capping protein FliD, yielding MSVVTSSIGLATGIDTGAIIEALINAQKGTISKLTNRQATLKAEASGLDALSAFALTVGVAAERLGKPETFDAHTVKASDPNAIAVSATAKSPTGSTVFTPLRTASAHASSTRGFASPDAAVGVGDLVFSQHPGVKGETPLDLLNGGEGVRRGEVRVTDAAGNVATVDLSAARTTADVLNAFNNAEGVALNARVEGGSFVLEDLSNPTGSAGTLTVADIGGGRTASDLGLVGSGAGTIAGREVYAVSGEFTFDLMDDGIGLKTVGQPADPDDPDAEGPLDDLGIELADGTAFSLDLDAAPTLAGLVAAINNHEDNAGKLTAALTDGRLVLTDHTDPAGTGGADVLTLTNLNGADVLRGLGLTNAVDLDVNGDGDDQLVGGKLLAGLDSVLLRNMGGPGGIAGGEIQLTNRAGASATLDLSAAESLDEIVAAINGSGLNLRAEAGEKGLTIVDSSGGSGSLAIADLAGTLAADLGIAGTFADDEAVGGAVARRSVGRTTALADFAGKITGGGANGVRGDLTVTDSAGVAVTVKLNDLADDATLGDFLDAFNTAAAAANGGAGAGVTAELNATGDGFRLIDTAGGAGELTVTDNVAADALRLTGTVKNGTLSARDATVLTLEAGDTLQDLADRLNAGDFGVKAEIADDGTTLAPSRLLLSAKATGASGRFRIDDSGLAAPFAGARAGLGAAVSVQGEDALLAVGGNASGGFLRADADGVFEDLPGGVGVTIKQATGEPVTVTVGRDSAGVGNALQAFVSAYNGLIDLAADLTKFDPETNQRGVLQGNSTVGRVLRRVESLLTKRFGPDITAAAVAEGADPPRTMFDVGIRLEKDGKISLNRDRLNERLADDPVGTRAFFQDKTNGFAVATDALMDGLTDQFDGLLQLESDSLESRRTEIGDRVADLEAQLALKRDRLVRQFAAMEETVSRINSFQSALSNIRLLEMPSQNR